The Verrucomicrobium spinosum DSM 4136 = JCM 18804 genome includes a region encoding these proteins:
- a CDS encoding AlkA N-terminal domain-containing protein, with the protein MNDPEGSPLIDDQAAYQALTSHDPRFDGVFYVGVTSTGVYCRPICPAKVPMLKNCRFFPSAEAAEKARFRPCLRCRPELAPGHAPVDNAHRIAQLITHRMNEGLLEDGTGIEEIASEFGLSSRQLRRIVQKVLGVSPLELLQTRRLLLAKQLLTETRLPVIDVAFASGFSSLRRFNDAFSARYRMPPSRLRKEATTKVDAAAPTSDTSTLQLSYRPPYDWKAILEFLQGRMIKDVEHVTGESYTRTVRLGCHAGWVRVTHAPQKHALLVEFTHSLAPVLPALLDRLRNLFDLATRPDIISSHLSQDPLLRPSLEAHPGLRVPGAFDGFELAVRAILGQQVTVKAATTISCRFAAAFGEKIETPFPELTRLSPQAERVSRASLDEVARLGIVAARANCIIGLARAYHNGTLKLDAGSPPDSAIAHLVTLPGIGQWTAHYIAMRALRWPDAFPKEDIAVRNKLGGVTAKRAEEMSQRWRPWRSYAVLHVWKSL; encoded by the coding sequence ATGAACGATCCAGAAGGAAGCCCACTCATCGATGACCAGGCGGCCTATCAGGCCCTCACCTCTCACGACCCGCGGTTTGACGGCGTGTTCTACGTAGGAGTGACCTCCACAGGTGTGTACTGCCGCCCCATCTGCCCCGCCAAGGTGCCCATGCTGAAGAACTGCCGCTTTTTCCCCAGTGCTGAGGCGGCAGAAAAAGCGCGTTTCCGCCCCTGCCTGCGCTGTCGGCCTGAGCTCGCCCCCGGCCATGCCCCGGTGGACAATGCCCATCGGATTGCCCAGCTCATCACCCACCGGATGAACGAGGGTTTGCTGGAGGACGGCACCGGGATCGAGGAAATCGCAAGCGAGTTCGGCCTCAGTTCCCGCCAGCTCCGCCGGATTGTGCAGAAAGTACTCGGAGTCTCCCCCCTCGAACTCCTCCAAACCCGCCGGCTGCTCCTGGCCAAACAGCTGCTCACAGAGACCCGCCTTCCTGTGATCGACGTCGCCTTTGCCAGCGGATTCTCCAGCCTGCGGCGGTTCAACGACGCCTTCAGCGCCCGGTACCGCATGCCCCCCAGTCGTCTGCGGAAGGAAGCCACCACCAAGGTGGACGCAGCGGCCCCCACCTCAGACACCTCCACCCTCCAGCTCAGTTACCGCCCTCCGTATGACTGGAAGGCCATCCTGGAGTTTCTACAGGGACGCATGATCAAGGACGTGGAGCACGTCACTGGCGAGAGCTACACTCGCACGGTCCGCCTTGGCTGCCATGCTGGCTGGGTACGGGTGACGCATGCACCGCAGAAGCACGCCCTGCTCGTGGAGTTCACCCACAGCCTCGCCCCGGTCCTGCCCGCGCTCTTGGACCGGCTTCGCAACCTTTTCGACCTCGCCACACGCCCTGATATAATTTCCTCACACCTTTCCCAGGATCCCCTTCTGCGCCCCAGCCTGGAGGCACACCCGGGCCTGCGCGTGCCCGGAGCCTTTGACGGCTTCGAACTCGCGGTCCGTGCCATCTTGGGCCAACAGGTCACCGTGAAGGCCGCCACCACCATCTCCTGCCGCTTCGCCGCCGCGTTCGGGGAGAAGATTGAGACCCCGTTCCCCGAACTCACCCGGCTCTCTCCTCAAGCCGAACGAGTGAGCCGCGCTTCACTGGATGAAGTGGCCCGGCTGGGCATCGTCGCTGCCCGCGCCAACTGCATCATTGGCCTCGCCCGCGCTTACCACAACGGGACCCTCAAGCTCGACGCTGGATCCCCTCCCGACAGCGCCATCGCCCACCTGGTCACTCTTCCGGGCATCGGTCAGTGGACCGCCCACTACATCGCCATGCGCGCGCTCCGCTGGCCCGACGCCTTCCCCAAGGAAGACATTGCCGTGCGCAACAAGCTCGGCGGAGTGACCGCCAAACGAGCTGAGGAAATGTCTCAGCGCTGGCGCCCCTGGCGGAGCTATGCCGTCCTTCACGTCTGGAAATCACTCTAA
- a CDS encoding methylated-DNA--[protein]-cysteine S-methyltransferase — protein sequence MKHVYKTMKSPVGELTLVASDHGLAAVLWEDDDPRRVPLGHTERDDLHPVLLETERQLKDYFAGRRKQFELKLAAVGTAFQKEVWRALSTIPFGETRSYGQIANQIGRPKGGRAVGAANGRNPISIVVPCHRVIGSNGKLTGFAGGLEAKSLLLKLEVGNDELGLRS from the coding sequence ATGAAGCATGTTTACAAGACCATGAAATCACCCGTGGGAGAACTCACACTGGTGGCTAGCGACCACGGGCTGGCGGCGGTCCTTTGGGAAGACGACGACCCCAGGCGCGTGCCGTTGGGCCACACTGAGCGCGATGACCTGCATCCGGTGCTACTGGAGACGGAGCGGCAGTTGAAGGACTATTTTGCGGGCCGCCGAAAGCAGTTTGAACTCAAGCTCGCGGCGGTGGGTACGGCATTCCAAAAAGAAGTGTGGCGGGCGCTATCGACCATTCCCTTTGGGGAGACTCGCAGCTATGGGCAGATTGCGAATCAGATTGGCCGCCCCAAGGGGGGCCGGGCGGTGGGGGCCGCAAATGGCCGCAATCCCATCTCCATTGTGGTACCTTGCCATCGGGTCATAGGCAGCAATGGCAAGCTCACGGGATTCGCTGGCGGGCTGGAGGCGAAGAGCCTGCTGCTCAAACTCGAGGTTGGGAATGATGAGCTGGGATTGAGGTCTTAG
- a CDS encoding helix-turn-helix domain-containing protein, giving the protein MDIRELRSFVTLAEHLHYGRAARLLNLSQPALTKQILRLEEALGSPLFEWCKGRSRLDHRASKTSIPAHHSQPRV; this is encoded by the coding sequence ATGGACATCCGCGAATTGCGCTCCTTTGTCACCCTCGCAGAGCATCTCCACTATGGGCGCGCCGCCCGGCTGCTAAACCTAAGCCAGCCTGCTTTGACCAAACAAATCCTCCGCCTGGAGGAAGCGCTGGGCTCGCCCCTTTTCGAATGGTGCAAGGGAAGAAGCAGGTTGGACCACAGAGCCTCTAAGACCTCAATCCCAGCTCATCATTCCCAACCTCGAGTTTGA
- a CDS encoding HAD family hydrolase encodes MNAILDMEPDVKSELAGCDAGKTGLQVSSSLLAGIKAILFDMDGVLIDSEPVHATCISTLAVEMGGRALVETELLSFKGVPDREVAAGLMRLFPDSGRDAPAVMKRAFDLYVERFALVRLISGAREFVLAAGESGLRLAVATSAASSMQRMAFDAFDLSGLFETVVTGDDVKRGKPDPEPYLLAAERLGVNPAQCLVIEDSINGVKSGKAAGCRVVGLTTSFPKETLLAAGAEVVVEAYGV; translated from the coding sequence ATGAATGCAATCCTCGATATGGAACCTGATGTAAAAAGTGAACTGGCAGGATGTGATGCTGGGAAAACGGGGCTCCAGGTGAGTTCCAGTCTGCTGGCGGGCATCAAGGCCATCCTGTTTGACATGGACGGTGTCTTGATTGACTCCGAGCCGGTGCACGCGACTTGCATTTCCACTCTGGCGGTGGAAATGGGTGGCCGGGCGCTCGTAGAGACGGAGTTGCTGAGCTTCAAGGGCGTGCCGGACCGGGAAGTGGCGGCAGGACTGATGCGGTTGTTTCCTGATTCCGGACGGGACGCGCCGGCGGTGATGAAGCGGGCCTTTGATCTGTACGTGGAACGTTTTGCCCTGGTGCGCCTGATTTCCGGAGCCCGGGAGTTCGTGCTGGCTGCTGGGGAATCGGGTCTGCGGCTGGCGGTGGCGACGTCTGCAGCATCAAGCATGCAGAGAATGGCGTTTGATGCATTTGATCTGAGTGGCCTCTTCGAGACGGTGGTGACAGGCGATGACGTGAAACGTGGCAAGCCGGATCCCGAGCCCTATCTGCTGGCAGCGGAGCGCTTGGGCGTAAATCCGGCCCAGTGCCTGGTCATTGAAGACTCGATCAACGGCGTGAAATCCGGCAAGGCGGCGGGCTGCCGGGTGGTGGGGCTCACCACGAGCTTCCCGAAAGAGACCCTGCTGGCTGCGGGCGCTGAGGTGGTGGTGGAGGCTTATGGGGTTTAG
- a CDS encoding helix-turn-helix transcriptional regulator: MKNHLKVERARHSLTQQDLADAVKVSRQTIHAIETGKFVPSTVLALKLAQRFAIRVEELFALEEGD, encoded by the coding sequence ATGAAGAACCATCTTAAGGTGGAGCGCGCCCGCCACAGCCTCACGCAGCAGGACCTGGCCGACGCTGTCAAGGTGTCCCGACAGACGATCCATGCCATTGAGACGGGCAAGTTTGTGCCGTCCACGGTGCTGGCGTTGAAGCTGGCCCAGCGATTTGCGATTCGGGTGGAGGAGTTGTTCGCCCTGGAAGAGGGGGATTGA
- a CDS encoding serine hydrolase, whose amino-acid sequence MSSNAQLADRVAHDEVCEKIKERYNAGDYAALYKMLSAEFQEQLSLEATEKFFGASLRQTYGEFTAVTFAFADAETRVYEVQGEKGVCTLRLVVDGQGKIAGMIFRPGKPKVPAGQALRAEPRHDNPLKTATDKKVHEAVLEFYRKSKVPCLTVGVLEDWGTRIYNYGETSPGSGKLPSGETIYEIGSITKTFTALLLAQAVVEKKVALDADIRPLLGPGDWSHLAKKNQPIRLVQLANHTSGLPRLADDLDKQPHYDPQQPYANHDWKMISAFLERVSLNSEPGVHEEYSNLGAAVLGRLMQSVWGKPYDTLVEERICEPLKLADTLVGTRDPARMVSGYDEEGDETPAWELGDWAPAGGVRSTMKDMLVYLEAHLHPRDEAVRLALTKTTGQGREAAALGWQLTRLKNGDELTWHNGGTFGFSSFCGFVRNRDFGVVVLSNSGESVDGLAAKVLRK is encoded by the coding sequence ATGTCTTCCAATGCCCAACTTGCCGACCGCGTGGCACACGATGAGGTGTGCGAGAAAATCAAGGAGCGCTACAACGCCGGAGACTATGCTGCCTTGTACAAGATGCTTTCGGCGGAGTTTCAGGAGCAGTTGAGCCTGGAAGCGACTGAGAAGTTCTTTGGCGCCTCTCTGCGCCAGACGTATGGCGAGTTCACGGCGGTCACCTTTGCTTTTGCCGACGCGGAGACTCGCGTTTATGAAGTACAGGGCGAGAAGGGTGTCTGCACCTTGAGATTGGTGGTAGATGGGCAGGGGAAGATCGCGGGGATGATCTTCCGCCCCGGCAAGCCGAAGGTCCCTGCCGGTCAGGCGCTGCGCGCTGAGCCGAGGCATGACAATCCTTTGAAAACAGCGACGGACAAGAAGGTGCACGAGGCAGTGCTGGAGTTCTATCGCAAGAGCAAGGTGCCCTGCCTGACGGTGGGAGTGCTGGAAGACTGGGGGACGCGGATCTACAACTATGGCGAGACGTCTCCTGGCAGCGGCAAACTACCCAGCGGGGAAACGATCTATGAGATTGGATCCATCACGAAGACGTTCACGGCGCTGCTGCTGGCTCAGGCGGTGGTGGAAAAGAAAGTGGCGCTTGACGCGGACATTCGCCCCTTGCTGGGGCCGGGGGACTGGAGCCATCTGGCGAAAAAGAATCAGCCGATCCGGCTGGTGCAGCTTGCAAACCATACTTCGGGCCTGCCACGACTGGCAGATGACCTGGACAAGCAGCCGCACTACGATCCACAGCAGCCGTATGCAAATCACGACTGGAAGATGATCTCGGCATTCCTGGAGCGGGTTTCCTTGAACTCCGAGCCAGGGGTGCATGAGGAGTATTCCAATCTGGGGGCGGCGGTGCTGGGGCGCTTGATGCAAAGCGTGTGGGGTAAACCATACGACACGTTGGTGGAAGAGCGCATCTGCGAGCCGCTCAAGCTGGCAGATACCCTGGTGGGCACCCGCGACCCTGCGAGAATGGTGTCGGGATACGATGAAGAGGGGGATGAGACGCCAGCGTGGGAGCTGGGTGACTGGGCTCCTGCCGGTGGTGTGCGTTCGACCATGAAGGACATGCTGGTGTATCTGGAAGCTCACCTGCACCCTCGTGATGAGGCGGTGCGACTGGCTCTCACCAAAACGACGGGACAGGGGCGGGAAGCCGCCGCGCTGGGCTGGCAGCTCACCCGCCTGAAGAATGGGGATGAGCTCACCTGGCACAATGGTGGGACGTTTGGCTTCAGCAGCTTCTGCGGGTTTGTGCGCAACCGGGATTTTGGAGTGGTGGTGTTGAGCAATTCCGGAGAGTCGGTGGATGGCTTGGCGGCCAAGGTGTTGAGGAAGTGA
- a CDS encoding cation:proton antiporter, with translation MHHVSFLQDLAVVMIVAAVVTIIFRQLKQPVVLGYILAGVIIGPHTPPFPLISDQHTIETLSELGVIFLMFALGLEFSLRKLTQVGVTALVAAAFEILFMVWVGYQLGLAFGWNTMDSVFLGAILSISSTTIIIKALEEIGKTRERFAQLIFGILIVEDILAILMIAMLSAFATTGELGVGEVAATVGRLSAFLGVLLVAGLILVPRLLNYVAKFKSNEMLLVTVTGLCFGVSLLAVKLGYSVALGAFLIGAIIAEARQIAQIEDLMHPVRDLFSAVFFVSIGLLIDPALLVQYWLPILVITLAVIVGKVLTCFFGTFIAGNDLKSSMRVGMGLAQIGEFSFIIAALGLSLKVTSGFLYPIAVAVSALTTLTTPYLIRSSDSAVGLLVRWMPPGLVTSLNAYTEWVGGLSANRGRKSAGVFLRKWGWQIALNLLLIAAVFIAAVYFKDHGRDWAWVPEVPGGQNGWKGAIWLAAMVVSLPMIIAAVRKWQAFGMLVSEMSVSRAAGGERTPAIRAVISQTLFVAGCAGLLLYLLVLSSALLPSRNLLAVLAVVLAGTVVLLRRAFIKVHSKVQIALQQTLSEPPAQRREGESRHGDGRGQVAETPALPALLREAQLVMVQVSDDSPVAGKLIAEIQLRTLTGASIVGIERMAEGANVINPGVSEELKAGDTVLLLGTEGQIVEAKKVFGG, from the coding sequence ATGCATCACGTTTCTTTCCTCCAAGACCTCGCCGTCGTGATGATCGTCGCTGCAGTGGTCACGATTATTTTTCGTCAGCTCAAGCAGCCGGTGGTGCTAGGGTACATTCTGGCGGGGGTCATTATTGGGCCCCACACGCCCCCGTTTCCGTTGATCTCGGACCAACACACCATTGAGACGTTGTCGGAATTGGGGGTGATCTTTTTGATGTTTGCTCTGGGGCTGGAGTTCAGTCTCAGAAAGCTTACGCAGGTGGGCGTGACTGCCTTGGTCGCGGCGGCATTTGAGATCCTGTTCATGGTCTGGGTGGGATATCAGCTGGGGCTGGCTTTTGGGTGGAACACCATGGACAGTGTGTTCCTCGGAGCGATCCTCTCCATCTCCTCGACCACCATCATCATCAAGGCACTTGAGGAGATCGGGAAGACGCGGGAGCGGTTTGCGCAGCTCATCTTTGGGATTCTGATTGTGGAGGACATTCTGGCGATCCTCATGATCGCGATGCTTTCGGCGTTTGCCACGACAGGTGAGCTGGGCGTCGGTGAAGTGGCGGCTACTGTGGGGCGGCTCAGCGCCTTCCTTGGGGTGCTCCTGGTGGCGGGGCTCATTCTGGTGCCGCGACTTCTGAACTATGTGGCCAAGTTCAAGAGCAATGAGATGCTGCTGGTGACGGTGACGGGCCTGTGTTTTGGCGTGTCGCTTTTGGCGGTGAAGCTGGGCTACAGTGTGGCTTTGGGCGCGTTCCTCATCGGGGCCATCATTGCGGAGGCCCGGCAGATTGCCCAGATCGAGGACCTGATGCACCCGGTGCGGGATCTCTTCAGTGCGGTGTTCTTCGTCTCCATCGGTCTCCTCATTGATCCGGCGTTGCTGGTCCAGTACTGGCTGCCGATTCTGGTGATCACCCTGGCGGTGATCGTGGGGAAGGTGCTGACGTGTTTCTTTGGCACCTTTATTGCGGGCAATGACTTGAAGTCATCCATGAGGGTGGGCATGGGGCTGGCGCAGATTGGCGAGTTTTCGTTCATCATCGCGGCACTGGGGCTGTCGTTGAAGGTCACGAGCGGTTTCCTGTACCCCATCGCGGTGGCTGTGTCGGCGCTGACCACGCTGACCACGCCTTATCTCATCCGCAGTTCCGACTCCGCAGTGGGGTTGCTGGTCCGGTGGATGCCGCCGGGACTCGTGACCTCCCTGAACGCGTACACGGAGTGGGTGGGCGGTCTTTCCGCGAACCGCGGGCGAAAGTCTGCGGGAGTCTTCCTGCGCAAATGGGGCTGGCAGATTGCCTTGAACCTGCTCTTGATCGCCGCGGTATTTATTGCGGCTGTCTATTTCAAAGACCACGGCCGGGACTGGGCGTGGGTACCGGAAGTGCCCGGCGGGCAAAATGGATGGAAAGGAGCCATCTGGCTCGCAGCCATGGTGGTGAGCCTCCCTATGATCATTGCCGCCGTGCGGAAGTGGCAGGCCTTCGGCATGCTGGTGAGCGAGATGAGCGTGAGCCGGGCAGCAGGTGGGGAGCGCACCCCGGCCATTCGGGCGGTGATTTCACAGACCCTGTTCGTGGCTGGATGCGCGGGGTTGTTGCTGTACCTCCTGGTGCTCAGTTCAGCACTGCTGCCCTCCAGGAACCTGCTCGCGGTGCTGGCGGTGGTGCTGGCGGGCACGGTGGTCCTTTTGCGCAGGGCGTTCATCAAAGTGCACTCCAAGGTGCAGATCGCCCTGCAGCAGACGTTGAGCGAGCCTCCTGCTCAGCGGAGGGAAGGCGAGTCGCGCCATGGAGACGGACGCGGTCAGGTTGCGGAGACACCTGCGCTGCCTGCCTTGTTGCGTGAGGCTCAGCTGGTGATGGTTCAGGTCAGTGATGACTCGCCCGTGGCTGGCAAATTGATCGCGGAGATTCAACTCCGCACCCTGACGGGCGCGAGTATCGTCGGGATCGAGCGAATGGCCGAGGGGGCCAATGTGATCAATCCTGGGGTCAGCGAGGAACTGAAGGCTGGAGACACGGTGTTGTTGCTCGGAACCGAGGGGCAGATCGTGGAAGCAAAGAAGGTGTTTGGGGGGTAG
- a CDS encoding formylglycine-generating enzyme family protein, which yields MSVFSNYLSPAFRHLALGGVTAIVVGGWGGVPVWSQDQVPSGAEAAPAAAVPGKFLPGSLDEPVQVLLKNSLGMSFSTMPGSPVLFARWETRVSDFESFLKATGRVWNHSPAFTQTGDHPVVNVTLQEALAFCNWLTEKERAEGTLDANQSYRLPTTDEWTTAVGLAVGRVTDLAVSQRVMDKEAHPWGPEWPPPSDAGNYNSREINGSDDGFTHTAPVGSFRPSKEGLYDLGGNVWEWTWVNELTAQSYGVLRGGSWMYYRPETLLSSFEYKVSGELRAPSVGFRCVLEDKRRTSVFLTETDKANKAAAQARREQLTATPSVSAEDVKRRMAELAGRNPDGTVAGRQLPDVKSLKAATADKPYTNTLAMNLLPLDTTGAGRKLLGETEVRVQDYELAMAQQGKSWTNKPPFAVRENHPIVNITWGEAVDFCRWLTGHDRAAGLIPANAVYRLPTDAEWSEAVGLKDEKGATPADKHLADKVRYPWGDSATPPPYSVNLDTSRMQGYQDSHSYTSPVGSFTGDAGRFKDLAGNVLEWCQDEWPGSTGERTLRGSSWLTSEQEALLSSYRTHLPADSMRPHVGFRVLLDLGSP from the coding sequence ATGTCAGTGTTTTCCAATTATCTGTCTCCAGCATTTCGTCACCTGGCACTGGGAGGGGTGACCGCCATTGTCGTAGGCGGTTGGGGCGGGGTGCCGGTTTGGTCCCAGGATCAGGTCCCGTCTGGTGCGGAGGCTGCCCCTGCTGCGGCGGTGCCGGGCAAGTTTCTGCCGGGTTCGCTGGACGAGCCGGTGCAGGTGCTGTTAAAAAACAGTCTGGGGATGAGCTTCTCCACCATGCCGGGCTCGCCGGTGCTATTTGCCCGGTGGGAGACGCGAGTGTCGGATTTTGAGTCGTTCCTTAAGGCTACAGGTCGGGTGTGGAATCATTCGCCAGCGTTCACCCAGACGGGAGATCATCCTGTGGTCAATGTGACGCTGCAGGAAGCGTTGGCGTTTTGCAACTGGCTCACTGAAAAGGAGCGCGCCGAAGGCACTCTGGATGCCAATCAATCCTACCGGCTGCCGACGACGGACGAATGGACTACGGCCGTGGGACTTGCTGTGGGGCGGGTGACGGATCTGGCCGTTTCCCAACGGGTGATGGACAAGGAAGCGCATCCATGGGGCCCGGAGTGGCCACCTCCGTCAGATGCGGGGAATTACAACTCCCGGGAGATCAATGGGTCTGACGACGGCTTCACGCATACTGCGCCGGTGGGCAGCTTTCGCCCTTCAAAGGAGGGGCTCTATGATCTTGGTGGGAATGTGTGGGAGTGGACGTGGGTGAATGAACTGACTGCTCAGAGCTACGGCGTGCTCCGTGGTGGATCGTGGATGTATTACCGACCGGAGACCTTGCTCTCGTCCTTTGAATACAAGGTTTCTGGAGAATTGCGTGCGCCGAGTGTGGGTTTCCGCTGTGTGCTGGAAGACAAGCGACGCACATCGGTCTTCTTGACGGAGACGGACAAAGCCAACAAGGCCGCAGCTCAGGCCCGGCGGGAACAGTTGACGGCCACGCCTTCGGTGTCGGCGGAAGACGTGAAGCGCCGTATGGCGGAACTGGCAGGACGCAACCCGGATGGCACGGTGGCGGGACGGCAGCTGCCGGATGTCAAGTCGCTGAAGGCTGCGACGGCTGACAAGCCATACACAAACACCCTGGCCATGAACCTGCTGCCGCTGGATACGACGGGGGCAGGACGAAAGCTCCTGGGGGAGACAGAGGTGAGGGTGCAGGACTACGAGCTGGCCATGGCGCAACAGGGCAAGAGCTGGACAAACAAGCCGCCCTTTGCCGTACGGGAAAACCACCCGATCGTCAATATCACCTGGGGTGAAGCCGTTGATTTCTGCCGTTGGCTGACTGGGCATGATCGTGCTGCGGGTTTGATTCCGGCAAATGCGGTGTATCGCCTGCCGACAGATGCGGAATGGAGCGAGGCCGTGGGGCTGAAGGATGAAAAAGGCGCTACGCCTGCGGACAAACATCTGGCTGACAAGGTGCGCTACCCCTGGGGTGACTCGGCCACGCCGCCGCCCTACAGCGTGAACCTGGATACGTCCCGCATGCAAGGCTACCAGGACAGTCACTCTTACACCTCCCCCGTGGGGAGTTTCACAGGTGACGCCGGCAGGTTCAAGGATCTGGCGGGAAATGTTCTGGAGTGGTGTCAGGATGAGTGGCCTGGTTCGACCGGGGAGCGCACCCTGCGTGGCAGTTCCTGGCTGACGTCGGAGCAGGAGGCGCTACTTTCCTCGTACCGCACCCACTTGCCGGCAGACTCGATGCGGCCTCACGTCGGCTTCCGCGTGCTGCTGGATCTTGGCTCGCCCTAG
- a CDS encoding tetratricopeptide repeat protein — protein sequence MPPPSDPPEGGAAGVPTPGAKAAGPAGSTGGMGATGASRVAASSSGMGMASTVPAAVIMPGGLPSQRGGARRFWRRWWKWGLALMLVAGGAAAAALVGRPLYHAWERREASAMVAQARHHLDAERWEEASKLLGEAYQKSPDQEDVLRALMELVRRTSPSAERQLFFLRQLSAGGHSTAEDQVRMAESHLALRQPDEARQLLDKMSPAEREGRYGLELRSLLARADGRQAEAQALLRRSWEKALEDPECRLRLATLDLRNPFKEVQQRAEDQVWSVARGKDRAALLAIELLSGQAGVAIPLTPAQADELWKLVRTHPFASPRRELAVLGAYVKARPERREEMIEEEATRLEGRPLEDRMDFLRWLATGGDHERFLKLVPRDKALLMRELFPLYVEALAASGRWQDLKEAMSRTSIMPLNAAEKALLQARLARGLGEPVETVKGYFREACRHAGAMRDYRGLLRAAAFSEEAGFADVALEAYRSAAASSKDPAVMERLLQLQQQRGQDAESILLTVEDLLKAQPKSREQHAARSYLKLLLGREMEVCAFEARRSEAEGLLTANAAAFVRAFAAYRELDPERVRSLVAKVDAEALPTGQRAVLAGLLADCGETARAFAIAEKISPVLLMKEEAAFLKKAL from the coding sequence ATGCCCCCACCGTCTGATCCGCCAGAGGGAGGTGCTGCGGGGGTGCCTACGCCCGGGGCAAAGGCAGCCGGACCGGCGGGGTCCACTGGGGGCATGGGGGCGACGGGAGCCAGCAGAGTCGCGGCTTCTTCATCTGGCATGGGCATGGCATCCACCGTTCCGGCGGCGGTGATCATGCCCGGTGGGCTGCCCAGCCAGCGTGGTGGGGCGCGGCGATTTTGGCGGAGGTGGTGGAAGTGGGGGCTGGCTTTGATGCTGGTTGCGGGGGGCGCGGCTGCGGCTGCACTGGTGGGACGTCCGTTGTACCATGCATGGGAGCGCCGCGAGGCCTCGGCGATGGTGGCGCAGGCCCGGCATCATCTGGATGCCGAGCGGTGGGAAGAGGCATCGAAGCTCCTGGGCGAAGCGTATCAAAAGTCCCCCGACCAGGAGGACGTGTTGCGCGCCCTGATGGAGCTGGTGCGGCGCACGAGTCCCAGTGCGGAGCGGCAGCTTTTCTTTTTACGCCAGCTCAGCGCTGGCGGGCACTCCACGGCTGAGGACCAGGTGCGGATGGCGGAGAGTCATCTGGCATTACGCCAGCCCGACGAGGCCAGGCAACTTCTGGACAAGATGTCCCCGGCGGAACGTGAGGGGCGCTATGGGCTGGAACTGCGGTCATTGCTGGCACGGGCGGATGGCAGGCAGGCCGAAGCCCAGGCGCTGCTGCGCCGTTCTTGGGAGAAAGCACTGGAAGACCCTGAGTGTCGGCTGCGTCTGGCGACGCTCGATCTGAGGAATCCGTTCAAAGAGGTGCAGCAGAGGGCGGAGGACCAGGTATGGTCGGTGGCACGTGGGAAGGATCGTGCGGCGTTGCTTGCGATCGAGTTGCTCTCAGGGCAGGCAGGCGTTGCCATCCCGCTTACTCCTGCGCAGGCGGATGAACTGTGGAAACTGGTCCGTACTCATCCCTTCGCCTCCCCGAGGCGGGAGCTGGCAGTGCTGGGGGCATATGTGAAGGCGAGGCCGGAGAGGCGCGAGGAGATGATCGAGGAGGAGGCCACCCGGCTGGAAGGGCGCCCGTTGGAGGATCGCATGGATTTCCTGCGCTGGCTGGCGACGGGCGGCGACCATGAGCGCTTTCTCAAGCTGGTGCCGCGCGACAAGGCGCTGCTGATGCGGGAGCTTTTTCCCCTCTATGTGGAGGCGCTGGCCGCCTCCGGCCGCTGGCAGGACCTGAAGGAGGCCATGAGCCGTACCTCGATCATGCCACTGAATGCGGCGGAGAAGGCCCTGTTGCAGGCGCGTCTGGCGCGTGGGCTGGGCGAGCCGGTGGAAACGGTGAAAGGTTATTTCCGTGAGGCCTGCCGTCATGCCGGGGCGATGCGGGACTACCGTGGGTTGTTGCGGGCGGCGGCGTTCTCGGAAGAGGCGGGGTTTGCCGATGTGGCGCTGGAAGCGTACCGTTCTGCTGCCGCGTCCTCGAAGGATCCGGCAGTGATGGAAAGACTGTTGCAACTTCAACAGCAGCGGGGGCAGGACGCCGAGTCAATCCTGCTGACAGTGGAAGATCTCCTCAAGGCCCAGCCGAAATCCCGGGAGCAGCATGCGGCGCGTTCTTACCTGAAACTCCTGCTCGGGCGGGAGATGGAGGTGTGCGCATTCGAGGCCAGGCGTAGTGAGGCCGAGGGGTTGCTGACGGCCAATGCCGCGGCGTTTGTGAGGGCGTTTGCCGCCTATCGCGAACTGGATCCAGAGCGCGTGCGTTCCCTGGTCGCCAAGGTGGATGCCGAAGCGCTGCCCACCGGTCAGAGAGCGGTCCTGGCTGGTCTGCTCGCCGATTGTGGGGAGACCGCGAGGGCATTCGCGATTGCAGAGAAAATTTCTCCGGTGCTGTTGATGAAAGAGGAGGCGGCGTTTTTGAAGAAGGCCCTCTGA